The proteins below are encoded in one region of Salvelinus namaycush isolate Seneca chromosome 32, SaNama_1.0, whole genome shotgun sequence:
- the LOC120027084 gene encoding deleted in azoospermia-like has translation MSSYFNFFQDIQKQRNGCQTSASLKLSNGYILPEGKMTPNTLFVGGIDMKVDENEIRDFFARFGAVKEVKIITYRGGICKGYGFVYFNEDVDIQTIVEQQISFKGRKLKLGPAIMKERSSRSMPSHLVGQAPWLTPSQYIYCTCCSPMGGGMAQPSPVLNGGNPYFQPYSYNGFPGVMIPQMPMSYSQTAYAYQYASPHWTGEQRTRLINQNFVDCGVQTLL, from the exons ATGTCTAGCTACTTTAATTTCTTCCAGGATATCCAGAAACAGAGAAACGGATGTCAGACTTCCGCAAGTTTGAAGCTGTCAAATGGTTATATTTTACCTGAAGGTAAAATGACTCCAAACACACTTTTTGTTGGAGGAATCGACATGAAG GTGGATGAGAACGAAATCCGGGACTTCTTTGCGAGATTTGGTGCCGTGAAGGAAGTGAAAATCATCACTTACCGTGGAGGTATCTGCAAAGG TTATGGATTTGTTTACTTCAATGAAGACGTCGACATCCAAACCATCGTTGAA CaacagatcagttttaaagggaGGAAACTCAAGCTGGGTCCAGCAATCATGAAAGAAAGGAGCTCAC GTTCCATGCCGTCTCACCTGGTTGGTCAGGCCCCCTGGTTAACCCCCTCCCAGTACATCTACTGCACTTGCTGCTCTCCTATGGGCGGGGGCATGGCTCAGCCTTCACCTGTACTCAATGGCGGCAATCCCTACTTCCAG CCTTACTCGTACAACGGCTTTCCAGGAGTCATGATTCCACAGATGCCCATGAGCTACTCACAAACCGCTTACGCGTACcag tACGCCTCACCACACTGGACTGGGGAGCAGAGGACACGGCTCATCAACCAG AACTTTGTGGACTGCGGAGTCCAGACTCTGCTGTAG